Proteins encoded by one window of Lates calcarifer isolate ASB-BC8 linkage group LG7_1, TLL_Latcal_v3, whole genome shotgun sequence:
- the naa20 gene encoding N-alpha-acetyltransferase 20 — protein sequence MTTLRPFTCDDLFKFNNINLDPLTETYGIPFYLQYLAHWPEYFIVAEAPGGELMGYIMGKAEGSVAREEWHGHVTALSVAPEFRRLGLAAKLMEMLEEISERKGGFFVDLFVRVSNQVAVNMYKRLGYSVYRTVIEYYSASNGEPDEDAYDMRKALSRDTEKKSIIPLPHPVRPEDIE from the exons cAACTTGGATCCTTTGACAGAAACT tATGGGATCCCATTTTACCTCCAGTATCTGGCTCACTGGCCGGAGTACTTCATCGTTGCAGAGGCTCCTGGTGGTGAACTGATGGGCTACA TCATGGGGAAGGCGGAGGGATCTGTGGCTCGTGAGGAGTGGCACGGTCACGTCACTGCTCTGTCCGTCGCTCCGGAGTTCAGGAGACTCGGCCTCGCAGCCAAACTCATGGAGATGCTGGAGGAGATCTCAGAGAG GAAAGGTGGATTCTTTGTTGACCTCTTTGTGCGAGTCTCCAACCAAGTGGCGGTGAACATGTACAAACGTCTGGGCTACAGCGTCTACAGGACGGTGATAGAATATTACTCAGCCAGCAACGGAGAACCTGACGAAGACGCTTATG atATGAGGAAAGCTCTgtccagagacacagagaagaagtCGATCATCCCGCTGCCACATCCTGTCAGACCAGAGGACATTGAATAA